In Porites lutea chromosome 9, jaPorLute2.1, whole genome shotgun sequence, a single window of DNA contains:
- the LOC140949002 gene encoding uncharacterized protein — MASKVYSEEHLNYFRVCHIATDILPPALRLLFKQEWDNRYKATYGEWKDTPQNGLDFKNGESPAKQRKNARLLATMANGDREKWDCTMLFYAILFSDSIHGLSPMIRTSVDDLRKFRNKDFAHMTEGQLSNMDFSITVAKVETAFRALGLSTDDIQTVSKQKSFPTDELQNVKTSNQKLTQDLQTKDAELQDKAIELDKKTAELFQKDVELQEKKDKLHERHTELQEKEAELQENKDRLKTTEEQRKVFEEQLQREVGPFCVLPPRPPHVIASRDSDVAMVSQKLTTLRKANVNSLSFFYISGNPGSGKSQLAGLVAENFYKEARKDTSAPSFVMTLNAQNLESLLESYLSLARNVSCPAYTITSTENSKDLNAERKIAIIKDLIATKIHLYSSWLLVIDNVTNLARMGQFLPERGNEQWGKGQLLITTQDCSCIPPESPITSHLSISKGMIYTDVANLLFELTGITDDDMGKKVANALDYQPLALASAGVYVRKVRNSNPDFGWEEYLQKLEKGKRERTEEELTKVNNIYPDSMTEATRIAVKAEIDSNRIMKHAFTFLALCAPEPVRLHFLTTYVLNAYGELDEEEIGNQIQGSSLLLIDKQDDVNIRLHNVVHNIVKSLVKEQMQTDEHVRVVCLAVESFSMYINEPIPKMLQSVDSVSESRHIVPHLKSLAAEIKNVLFSIKKFIKTTFEDLCITVHDFHVLGHVCRLHSESLSAMDYFNVGLKFSKHKNNKTVSDHLEEAGIIHNMGILHKHLGEHQQAKEHYERALSIQLKKLGIDHVDVACTYHNMGSLHHDLGEHQQAKKYYERALSIQLNKLGLDHVDVASTYHNMGNLHNDLGDHQQAKEYYELALSIQLNKLGPDHVDVACTYHNMGILHEDLGEHQQAKEYYDRALSIKLNKLGPDHIDVASTYHKMGNLHEDLGDHQQAKEYYEGALSIKLNKLGPDHVGVASTYHSMGSLHKDLGEHQQAKEYYERALSIKLNKLGPDHIDVSSTYHKMGNLHEDLGDHQQAKEYYERALSIQLNKGGHDHVDVARTYHLLGDMQRVLDAQQLLANRSDDRAQFIQRKNRRSRSICNIV, encoded by the coding sequence ATGGCGTCTAAAGTTTATTCGGAGGAGCACCTTAACTATTTCCGGGTTTGTCACATAGCCACTGACATATTGCCCCCAGCTTTACGACTACTGTTCAAGCAAGAATGGGATAATCGTTACAAGGCAACGTATGGAGAATGGAAAGACACGCCTCAAAATGGATTGGACTTCAAAAACGGTGAGTCCCCTgctaagcaaagaaaaaatgctCGATTGTTAGCTACGATGGCTAACGGAGACAGAGAAAAATGGGACTGTACTATGTTATTTTATGCCATCCTGTTCTCCGATTCTATTCACGGACTAAGTCCAATGATTAGAACCAGCGTTGATGATCTTAGAAAGTTTCGAAATAAAGACTTCGCTCACATGACAGAAGGTCAGCTCTCAAATATGGACTTCAGCATCACTGTTGCAAAAGTTGAGACAGCATTTAGAGCCCTTGGCCTGTCTACTGATGACATCCAAACTGTAAGTAAGCAGAAAAGTTTTCCAACCGATGAGTTGCAAAATGTGAAGACAAGCAATCAGAAACTTACTCAAGACCTTCAGACGAAAGATGCCGAACTTCAAGACAAAGCTATTGAATTAGACAAGAAAACAGCAGAGCTTTTCCAGAAAGATGTTGAacttcaggaaaaaaaagacaagttaCATGAAAGGCATACCGAACTTCAAGAGAAGGAAGCAGAGCTTCAAGAGAACAAAGACAGGTTAAAAACTACGGAAGAACAGCGCAAGGTCTTTGAAGAGCAACTTCAGCGCGAGGTGGGGCCATTTTGCGTCCTTCCACCCAGACCTCCTCATGTGATCGCAAGTCGCGACTCTGACGTTGCTATGGTGTCACAGAAGCTCACTACCTTAAGGAAGGCTAACGTGAAcagtttaagttttttttatatttcaggcAATCCCGGGAGTGGCAAATCCCAGCTGGCTGGACTGGTTGCTGAGAATTTCTACAAAGAAGCCCGAAAAGACACGAGTGCTCCTTCATTTGTTATGACTTTAAATGCTCAAAACTTAGAATCACTTTTagaatcatacctttcactggcAAGAAACGTAAGCTGTCCTGCGTACACTATAACTTCCACTGAAAACTCCAAGGATTTAAATGCTGAACGGAAAATAGCCATTATCAAAGATTTAATTGCGACAAAAATTCACCTATACTCATCTTGGCTCTTGGTGATTGACAATGTCACAAATCTCGCAAGAATGGGTCAGTTTCTTCCTGAGCGTGGGAATGAGCAGTGGGGCAAAGGCCAGTTGCTTATCACAACGCAGGATTGCTCCTGTATCCCACCTGAAAGTCCAATCACATCTCACCTTTCTATAAGCAAAGGCATGATTTACACTGACGTTGCCAACCTTCTATTCGAGCTCACTGGAATCACAGACGATGACATGGGAAAAAAGGTAGCAAACGCTTTGGATTACCAGCCACTTGCACTAGCTAGCGCAGGAGTGTACGTGAGAAAGGTGCGAAATAGCAATCCAGACTTTGGCTGGGAGGAGTACTtacaaaaactagaaaaaggaaAGCGTGAACGTACTGAAGAAGAACTTACCAAAGTAAACAATATCTACCCGGACTCTATGACAGAAGCGACTAGGATAGCCGTTAAAGCGGAAATTGATTCTAATAGAATAATGAAGCATGCTTTTACCTTTCTTGCTCTTTGTGCACCAGAGCCAGTGAGGCTACACTTCTTGACCACTTACGTTCTAAATGCTTATGGAGAGTTGGATGAAGAGGAAATAGGCAATCAGATCCAAGGTTCCTCCTTGCTGTTAATCGACAAACAGGATGATGTCAACATTCGTTTGCATAACGTAGTACACAATATTGTCAAGAGTTTAGTAAAAGAACAAATGCAAACTGATGAACATGTCCGAGTTGTTTGTCTTGCGGTGGAGTCATTTAGTATGTATATAAACGAACCAATACCAAAGATGCTGCAAAGTGTAGATTCTGTGTCTGAAAGTAGGCATATTGTTCCACACTTGAAATCTCTAGCTGCcgaaattaaaaatgttttgtttagtataaagaaatttatcaaaactacTTTTGAAGATTTGTGCATAACTGTGCATGACTTTCACGTGCTTGGTCATGTTTGCCGTCTCCATAGTGAGTCCCTATCAGCAATGGACTACTTCAATGTAGGTTTAAAATTcagcaaacacaaaaacaacaagacaGTTTCTGATCACTTAGAAGAGGCGGGAATTATCCATAACATGGGTATTCTACATAAGCACTTGGGTGAGCATCAACAGGCCAAGGAGCATTATGAACGTGCCTTGTCCATACAATTGAAAAAGCTTGGAATCGACCATGTTGACGTCGCGTGTACGTACCACAACATGGGTAGCCTACATCACGACCTGGGTGAGCATCAACAGGCGAAGAAGTATTATGAACGTGCCTTGTCCATACAATTGAATAAGCTTGGACTCGACCATGTCGACGTCGCGAGTACGTACCACAACATGGGTAACCTACATAACGACTTGGGTGACCATCAACAGGCGAAGGAGTATTATGAACTTGCCTTGTCCATACAATTGAATAAGCTTGGACCCGACCATGTTGACGTCGCGTGTACGTACCATAACATGGGTATTCTACATGAGGACTTGGGTGAGCATCAACAGGCCAAGGAGTATTATGATCGTGCCTTGTCCATTAAATTGAATAAGCTTGGACCCGACCATATTGACGTCGCGAGTACGTACCATAAGATGGGTAACCTACATGAGGACTTGGGTGATCATCAACAGGCCAAGGAGTATTATGAAGGTGCCTTGTCCATTAAATTGAATAAGCTTGGACCCGACCACGTTGGCGTCGCGAGTACGTACCACAGCATGGGTAGCCTACATAAGGACTTGGGTGAGCATCAACAGGCCAAGGAGTATTATGAACGTGCCTTGTCCATTAAATTGAATAAGCTTGGACCCGATCATATTGACGTCTCGAGTACGTACCATAAGATGGGTAACCTACATGAGGACTTGGGTGACCATCAACAGGCCAAGGAGTATTACGAACGTGCCTTGTCCATACAATTGAATAAGGGTGGACACGACCATGTTGACGTCGCGCGTACGTACCATTTATTAGGTGATATGCAGCGTGTTTTGGATGCCCAGCAGCTGCTGGCTAACAGGAGTGATGACCGTGCCCAGTTTATTCAGCGAAAAAATCGCAGATCACGTAGTATTTGTAACATTGTTTAG